In the Clostridia bacterium genome, GGGCCGAACTGCGGGCGCTGATGCTTATGCGGCGGTTGGCCTCTGGAGTTGTGCATAGAGTTGGCGGTAGGCTTTCCTCACTCCGAGTTGGGTGAAGAACGAGTCATTCGCGACATCGAGAGAAGGCCGATTCCTGACGGTTTTCATGGTTCGCTTGAGAATCCGCCCAATGCTGTAGCCTTCCGTCATGACTTCGGCATTTCGGTCGAACATCTCTTGTTCGGGCATCGTGGGATGCCGATACACGATCGGACCGGTGCCGTACTGGTCCCACGCGCGATCGGAAAAGATCCGACCCTGCTCGCAGTACTCCCGATAAATCTGGCTGCCGGGCATGGGCGTGAGCGTAAAGATGAAGGGCGTGATGTCGCACTCGTCGCAGAAGTCCAGCGTGCGGCGATACGTCTCTGCCGTGTCATTGTCCCAGCCGATAACGAAGAAGCCTCGGACCTCGATTCCCAGACTCTGGATCGTGCGGATATTCTCCTTCATCTGCGGAATGTCGAACGAATCCGGTGACGTGTAGTGCAGTTTCCTCCAGGCCCCGGATTGTTTCTGACCATCAGCCGATAGGGATTCCAAGCCTGCCGCGATGCTGCACAGACCGCTCTCCGCCGCGAGTTCCAGTATTCTCCTGCCATCCTTATAGCGAAGTAGTCCCAATCCGACTGTTTTTCAACCCCGTACTTCGTGACAGTTCGGGTCGCCATCGGGTTTGCGAGATCGGCTTACTCCATCGCTCGCAGCCCGAAGCCGACTTGTCGTTCGCAATCCGGCGCAATTTCCGGTTTGCCGGCAATCCACTCGCAATGACACTTTACTGGTAACTGGACTTTGCAGACGCTTGACAGGACGAACCTTCGAGGAGTCCGGTCACAGTGAGGCGCATCCTCAAGCGCTCGCAGTATGCTCCACGATAGCGTCGATAATGACGGGCCAATCCAGGGGGTGCAATTCGTGGCCGGCACCGTGAAGTGTGCGCAGACGGGAATTTCGCAGCGCAGCATTCAGGGCAAGCCCATGCGCGTACGGAAGCACAGGGTCCTCTG is a window encoding:
- a CDS encoding alpha/beta hydrolase — encoded protein: FIRGLAQEDWDRTPNPLTPFNHACLRDPTGWTDRLDEIHAPALIVHGTEDPVLPYAHGLALNAALRNSRLRTLHGAGHELHPLDWPVIIDAIVEHTASA